From one Streptomyces sp. R41 genomic stretch:
- a CDS encoding HAD domain-containing protein, translating into MHRKRSVAPHSVDRPILFLDIDGPLIPFGPPPGLPRTPASGSEEFPAQGNPLLERLDPTVGQRLMALGCDLVWASTWMDEANETVAPRIGLPKLPVVEWPEASTGDGPRGLHWKTRPLVEWAGHRPFIWVDDEISAMDRLWVASHHPGPSLLHRVDPTKGLTEDDFSVLAGWLRTAVPRLAPGTGD; encoded by the coding sequence ATGCACCGCAAGCGATCAGTGGCGCCCCACTCCGTGGATCGCCCCATCCTCTTCCTCGACATCGACGGACCGCTCATCCCGTTCGGGCCGCCGCCCGGTCTGCCTCGGACCCCTGCCTCGGGCTCCGAAGAGTTCCCTGCCCAGGGGAACCCACTGCTCGAGCGGCTCGACCCCACCGTCGGGCAGCGTCTGATGGCGCTGGGGTGCGACCTGGTCTGGGCCTCGACATGGATGGATGAGGCCAACGAGACCGTCGCCCCACGGATCGGGCTGCCCAAGCTGCCTGTGGTGGAGTGGCCGGAAGCCTCCACCGGCGACGGCCCGCGCGGCCTGCACTGGAAGACCCGCCCCCTCGTCGAGTGGGCCGGCCACCGCCCGTTCATCTGGGTAGACGACGAGATCAGCGCGATGGATCGCCTCTGGGTCGCCTCGCACCACCCAGGACCATCGCTGCTTCACCGAGTCGACCCGACCAAGGGCCTCACCGAGGACGACTTCTCCGTGCTAGCCGGTTGGCTCCGCACTGCCGTTCCACGTCTCGCGCCGGGAACAGGCGACTAG
- a CDS encoding NAD(+)/NADH kinase — MGLIGSIGLILHPRRNPGPVIESVVQWARKSQTEVLGLPDEVGRIDCSAVSVPAAALVARAGLVVSLGGDGTMLRAMRLLFGTATPVLGVNLGRLGFLAEIDVDDLPMALDRVDQGHYTTEPRMAVRTRLPDGREFRAFNDIALVRVPGSGLAAIAIRLQGDEFIRYAADAVVVATTTGSTAYSFAAGGPIMSPRVEAILVVPASAHSSFDRALVLPADEDVTLELLPTTGRLAVEVDGEVVGYLDADDRITVTASPAAARVVRLGGTTFYQRARRKLGIKGSVEAGRQAPEGMPSP; from the coding sequence ATGGGCCTGATCGGATCGATCGGCCTGATCCTGCATCCCAGACGCAACCCGGGACCGGTCATCGAATCGGTCGTTCAATGGGCCCGGAAGAGCCAGACCGAGGTGTTGGGGCTGCCGGACGAGGTGGGCCGGATCGACTGCAGCGCCGTGTCCGTGCCGGCGGCAGCCCTCGTCGCCCGGGCCGGACTTGTCGTCAGCCTCGGCGGGGACGGAACCATGCTCCGCGCCATGCGACTCCTCTTCGGCACCGCCACCCCCGTGCTCGGCGTCAACCTGGGGCGGTTGGGCTTCCTCGCCGAGATCGACGTCGACGACCTGCCCATGGCGCTGGACCGAGTCGACCAGGGCCACTACACCACCGAGCCCCGTATGGCCGTACGAACCCGCCTCCCGGACGGGCGCGAATTCCGTGCGTTCAACGACATCGCCCTCGTACGTGTACCCGGTAGCGGACTCGCCGCCATCGCGATCCGCCTCCAGGGCGACGAGTTCATCCGATACGCGGCCGACGCGGTCGTCGTCGCCACGACGACCGGATCAACGGCGTACAGCTTCGCCGCGGGCGGCCCCATCATGTCGCCCAGAGTCGAAGCCATCCTCGTCGTCCCCGCCAGCGCCCACTCGTCGTTCGACAGGGCGCTCGTCCTGCCGGCGGACGAGGACGTCACGCTCGAACTGCTGCCTACGACAGGGCGTCTTGCCGTCGAGGTCGACGGTGAAGTGGTCGGCTACCTCGACGCGGACGACCGGATCACCGTGACGGCTTCTCCCGCGGCGGCTCGAGTCGTACGCCTCGGCGGTACGACCTTCTACCAGCGGGCGCGCAGAAAACTCGGCATCAAAGGCAGCGTGGAAGCGGGCCGCCAAGCTCCCGAAGGCATGCCTTCGCCGTGA
- a CDS encoding DUF6204 family protein translates to MTTRTFRITVRGVFDALSTDQRAELLARATEHDVLRAAFTPEGHLSYDIAARSAFTFRFLDAGESEEDILEATERAEGAAQAWLAERGYGYKNLRSQAEDLSQAPLGKRQRRAAARTNG, encoded by the coding sequence ATGACCACTCGCACATTCCGTATCACCGTCCGCGGCGTCTTCGACGCGCTCAGCACCGACCAACGCGCCGAACTTCTGGCCCGTGCGACGGAGCACGACGTACTGCGCGCCGCCTTCACCCCCGAGGGGCACCTCAGCTACGACATTGCCGCCCGATCCGCCTTCACCTTCCGGTTCCTGGACGCGGGAGAGAGCGAGGAGGACATCCTGGAGGCGACCGAACGCGCTGAAGGGGCCGCGCAGGCGTGGCTGGCCGAGCGGGGCTACGGCTACAAGAACCTCAGGTCCCAGGCCGAGGACCTCTCCCAGGCGCCCCTCGGCAAACGTCAGCGCCGCGCCGCCGCCCGCACGAACGGCTGA
- a CDS encoding 7-epi-alpha-eudesmol synthase has product MPQDVRFDLPFKTPVSEHLEYARERHLRWVWDMGLVRSQAGFEEYQSWDLPQAAARTYPHASVDDMVVLMNWFSLAFLFDDQFDTGSPDRADRIAEVARELIATPLRPAGTTPRVVCPITIAWAEVWAQLSDGMSLTWRTRFAASWGRFLVAHTEEVDLAARGLAGTLGLEEYAEFRRRTVGIHHSIDAGERSRGFEVPPQVQAHPLMVRMRDLAADTIGFMNDIHSFEREKRRGDGHNLIAVLHRERGRSWEEAAAEAYRMTTECLDEYLELEARVADMCDELGLTAEQRAQVRMGVEAIQHWINGNYEWALTSGRYAASKEGPAATAELAGKGSLDDLLAV; this is encoded by the coding sequence ATGCCGCAGGACGTCAGGTTCGACCTCCCCTTCAAGACCCCCGTCAGCGAGCACCTGGAGTACGCCCGAGAGCGCCATCTGCGCTGGGTGTGGGACATGGGACTGGTGCGCAGCCAGGCGGGGTTCGAGGAGTACCAGTCCTGGGACCTCCCCCAGGCGGCGGCACGAACCTACCCCCACGCCTCGGTCGACGACATGGTCGTCCTGATGAACTGGTTCTCACTGGCCTTCCTGTTCGACGACCAGTTCGACACGGGAAGTCCCGACCGCGCGGACCGCATAGCGGAGGTCGCGCGGGAGCTGATCGCCACTCCGCTGCGCCCCGCCGGGACCACTCCCCGCGTGGTGTGCCCGATCACCATCGCCTGGGCGGAGGTCTGGGCCCAGCTCTCGGATGGCATGTCCCTGACCTGGCGGACCCGCTTCGCCGCCTCCTGGGGACGCTTCCTGGTGGCACACACCGAGGAGGTCGACCTGGCGGCACGGGGTCTGGCGGGCACTCTCGGCCTCGAGGAGTACGCGGAGTTCCGGCGCCGTACGGTGGGCATCCACCACAGCATCGACGCCGGTGAGCGCAGCCGCGGCTTCGAGGTGCCGCCGCAGGTGCAGGCCCATCCGCTCATGGTCCGGATGCGCGATCTCGCCGCGGACACCATCGGGTTCATGAACGACATCCACTCCTTCGAACGCGAGAAGCGTCGAGGAGACGGCCACAACCTGATAGCCGTGCTGCACCGCGAACGCGGTCGCAGCTGGGAGGAGGCCGCCGCCGAGGCGTACCGGATGACCACCGAATGCCTCGACGAGTACCTCGAACTCGAAGCCCGTGTCGCGGACATGTGCGACGAACTCGGCCTGACCGCCGAGCAGCGCGCCCAGGTCCGGATGGGCGTGGAGGCCATCCAGCACTGGATCAACGGCAATTACGAGTGGGCCCTGACCTCGGGCCGCTACGCCGCGTCGAAGGAAGGCCCGGCCGCCACGGCGGAGTTGGCGGGCAAGGGGTCGCTGGACGATCTGCTCGCGGTGTGA
- a CDS encoding amidohydrolase, translated as MHADLLFTGGPVLTPEGRTATAVAVTGDRITAVGNSEVHDLVGPKTEVVDLAGRLLLPGFQDAHVHPVPAGLELTQCDLTGEKTAEDTLAAVRAYADAHPDREWITGGGWSMEAFEGGTPTKELLDAVVPDRPVYLPNRDHHGAWVNSRALELAGVTRDTPDPADGRFERDASGEPTGMLQEGAMQYVGRITPPATAADRLAALLHAQRHLHALGITAWQDALVGTFLGMDDPSEAYLAAARDGSLTARVVGALWWDRARGAEQIPELVERRAALSHGRFRATSVKLMLDGVAENGTASLLDPYLDKCGCATANRGTSFIDSTQLPSYVTELDALGFQCHFHALGDRAVRDALDAVEAARKANGPSDTRPHLAHLQVVHPDDVPRFARLGATANIQPLWAAHEPQMDELTIPFLGSERAAWQYPFGALLRSGARLAAGSDWPVSSPDPLQGIHVAVNRVSPDEAGPVFLPAERIDLTAALTAYTAGSAYANHLDDTGSVREGALADLVILDRDPFDGPPEAIAETRVALTYVGGERVHAEPDA; from the coding sequence ATGCACGCTGATCTCCTCTTCACCGGCGGCCCGGTCCTCACCCCCGAAGGCCGCACCGCGACAGCCGTCGCCGTCACCGGCGACCGGATCACCGCCGTCGGAAACTCCGAGGTCCACGACCTCGTCGGCCCGAAGACCGAGGTGGTCGACCTCGCCGGACGGCTGCTGCTGCCCGGCTTCCAGGACGCGCACGTGCACCCGGTCCCGGCGGGCCTGGAGCTCACCCAGTGCGACCTGACCGGGGAGAAGACGGCCGAGGACACGCTCGCCGCCGTCCGCGCTTACGCCGACGCGCACCCCGACCGGGAGTGGATCACGGGCGGCGGCTGGTCCATGGAGGCCTTCGAGGGCGGCACGCCGACCAAGGAGCTGCTGGACGCCGTCGTACCCGACCGGCCGGTGTACCTGCCCAACCGGGACCACCACGGCGCCTGGGTCAACAGCCGCGCGCTGGAACTCGCGGGCGTCACCCGCGACACGCCCGACCCGGCCGACGGACGCTTCGAGCGGGACGCCTCGGGCGAGCCCACCGGCATGCTCCAGGAAGGGGCCATGCAGTACGTCGGCCGGATCACCCCTCCGGCCACCGCGGCGGACCGGCTCGCCGCGCTGCTGCACGCCCAGCGGCATCTGCACGCGCTCGGCATCACCGCCTGGCAGGACGCACTCGTCGGCACATTCCTGGGCATGGACGATCCGTCCGAGGCGTATCTGGCCGCGGCCCGCGACGGTTCGCTGACCGCCCGTGTCGTCGGCGCCCTGTGGTGGGACCGCGCACGCGGGGCGGAACAGATCCCCGAACTCGTCGAACGGCGGGCCGCGTTGAGCCACGGGCGGTTCCGGGCCACCAGCGTCAAGCTCATGCTGGACGGGGTCGCCGAGAACGGCACCGCCTCTCTCCTCGACCCCTATCTCGACAAATGCGGCTGCGCGACGGCCAATCGGGGCACCAGCTTCATCGACTCGACCCAATTGCCGTCATATGTCACGGAATTGGACGCACTGGGATTCCAGTGCCACTTCCACGCACTGGGCGACCGGGCCGTACGCGACGCCCTGGACGCCGTCGAGGCGGCGCGGAAGGCGAACGGGCCGAGCGACACGCGTCCGCACCTGGCGCACCTCCAGGTCGTGCACCCCGACGACGTGCCCCGTTTCGCGCGCCTAGGCGCCACGGCCAACATCCAGCCGCTGTGGGCCGCGCACGAGCCGCAGATGGACGAGCTGACGATCCCCTTCCTCGGGTCCGAACGCGCCGCCTGGCAATACCCGTTCGGGGCACTGCTGCGCTCCGGGGCGCGGCTCGCGGCGGGCAGCGACTGGCCGGTCAGCAGCCCCGATCCGCTCCAGGGCATCCATGTCGCGGTCAACCGCGTGAGCCCCGACGAGGCAGGCCCGGTGTTCCTGCCCGCCGAGCGCATAGACCTCACGGCCGCGCTGACGGCGTACACCGCGGGATCGGCGTACGCGAACCACCTCGACGACACCGGGAGCGTCCGGGAGGGAGCCCTGGCGGATCTGGTCATTCTGGACCGCGACCCGTTTGACGGGCCGCCGGAGGCGATCGCCGAGACGAGGGTGGCGCTGACCTATGTGGGAGGCGAGCGCGTCCACGCGGAGCCGGACGCCTGA